TGCCGCCCGGCACCCTGCATCTGGCCCTGGTCAACGCCAAGGTCTCCCACGCCAACATCAAGGGCATCGACACGGCCGAAGCCGCAGCCATGCCGGGCGTGGTCCGCGTCCTCACCCACAAGGACGTCAAGGGCAGAAACCGCATCAACGGCCTGATCGCCTTCCCCTACACCAGGGGCGACGGCTGGGAACGGCCCATCTTGGGCGACGAGAAGGTGTTCCAGTACGGCGACGCCCTGGCCATCGTCTGCGCCGATTCCGAGGCCCATGCCCGGGCCGCGGCCGAGAAGGTGCGCCTGGACCTGGAGGAACTGCCGGCCTACATGAGCGCGCCCGAGGCCATGGCCGAGGACGCCATCGAAATCCATCCCGGCACGCCCAACGTCTACTTCACCCAGCCCCTGGTCAAGGGTGAGGAGACCGGGCCCTACTTCGCGCGCGAGGATCTGGTCGTGGCCGAAGGGGAATACTACACCCAGCGCCAGCCCCACATGCCCATCGAGCCGGACGTGGGGTTCGCCTACGTCAACAGCGACGGCAAGCTGGTCATCCACTCCAAGTCCATCGGCCTGCACCTGCACCTGCTCATGGTGGCCGACGGCATCGGGGTCAAGCTGGAGGATATGGAGGCCGTGCAGAATCCGGCCGGCGGCACCTTCGGCTACAAGTTCAGCCCGACCATGGAAGCCCTTGTCGGCGTGGCCGCCGTGGCCACCGGCCGGCCCTGCCATCTGCGCTACAACTATGCCCAGCAGCAGTATTACACCGGCAAGCGCTCGCCCTTTTTCATCAAGGGACGCTACGTCGCCGACAAGGCGACGGGCAAGATCCTGGCGGCCGAAAGCGAATGGGACGTGGACCACGGTCCGTATTGCGAGTTTGGCGACCTGCTGACCGCGCGCGGTGCCCATTACTGGTCGGCCGGCTACGGCATCCCCAACCAGCGCGGCGAGGGGCGTTGCGTGGCCACCAACCATGCCTGGGGCGCCGCCTTTCGGGGCTACGGCTCGCCGGAGATCATGTTCGCCTCCGAGTCCCTCATGGACGAGCTGGCCGAAAAGATGGGCTGGGATCCCCTGGAGCTGCGCTACGCCAACGTCTACCGCCCGGGCGACACCACGCCCACGGGCAACGCGCCGGATTCCTACGCCTTGCCCGAGCAGATCGACCTGCTGCGGCCCAAGTACAAGGAAGCCCTGCGCCGGGCCCGGGAAAATTCCACCGACGCGGTCAAACGCGGCGTGGGCGTGGCCATCGGCATTTACGGCTGCGGTCTGGATGGTCCGGACACCTCCAACGCCGACGTGGAACTCCATCCCGATGGCGGGGTCACGTTGTACGATTGCTGGGAGGACCACGGCCAGGGCGCGGACATGGGGTCGCTCGGCACGGCCCACGAGGCGTTGCGGCCCCTCGGCATGCCGCCGGAAAAAATCCGCCTGATCAAAAACGACACGAGCAAGGTCCCGTGCAGCGGCCCGGCCGGCGGCAGCCGCAGTCAGGTCGTTACGGGCAACGCCATCCGCCTGGCCTGCGAGCATCTCATCACCGCCATGCGAAAGCCCGACGGCACGTTTCGTACCTATGAGGAGATGGTCGAGGAGCAGTTGCCCCTGCGCTACAGCGGCACCTGGACCACACCCTGCAGGCCCACGGATGAAAATGCCCAGGGCGACCCCATCTGCGTCTATATGTATGGCTTGTTCATGGCCGAGGTGGCCGTGACCACTGCGACCGGCAAGGTGCAAGTGGAAAAGATGACCCTGATTTCCGACATCGGCAAGATCAACAACAAGCTGGTCGTGGACGGCCAGAACTGGGGCGGCATGGCCCAGGGCATCGGCTTGGCCTTGTCCGAGGATTTCGAGGACATAAAGAAGCATTCGAGCTTGGCCGGGGCCGGTATCCCCTACATCAAGGACATACCGGACCGGATGGAGCTCATCTACGTCGAGCCGGCCCGTGAATTCGGGCCGTTCGGCGCGGCCGGCATCGGCGAGATGCCCTTGTGCGGTCCCCATCCGGCGGTGATCAACGCGGTGTACAACGCCTGCGGCGTGCGCATCCGCCACCTGCCCGCCTATCCGGAAAAGGTGCTGGCCGGGTTGCGGGCCCAGAACAAGTAAGGGTCCGTTATGGGTTTGGTTCCGGCGGGGTGGGATTGCCCGCCCCGCCGATCTGTCTGGGCATTCCTGCACCAGGTGACGAAACTGGGCAAGGCGTTGCATCGAGATGAAGGCGGCATTGGTTGACGCGCCGCGTGCCCGTTCACTGGCGAGCCATCGCCGCCGAAGACGCCAGGCGCGAACAGACCGGGTCTAGGAAATGGAGAATCTGGCGGCCGTAGATGGGCGGCCGGCCGGCGCAGAAAACCAGCATGTCGTCCGGGGCTGCTACCTTGCCCGTGGCATCCTTCTGCGGTCGGGCGGTTTTGTCATGGTGCATGAGGTCGGCCAGGCGAAAGTCCGAGCGGCCGATGTTCCGGGCGACCACCGGGTCCCGGTAGAGTGCCAAGTTGGCCACGGCCGTGGAGACCACGCCGGAGAGCTCGTTGTCGGCCTTGTTTAAAATCTCCCGGGCGGCCGAGGCGATGAAGGCATGCAGGTCCTGGCCCTGGTGTCCCTCGGGGAAGACCTTCTCCAGCAAAGCGGCATGATCGGTGTCCAGCATTTCCTGAAACAGCGCACGGACGCCTCGGTGGGCGTCGGCCAGCGTGCGGGAGAGGTCAAAAAGCGTTGCCGTGCGCTGCTCCTTGTGCCTGACCATGACCATGCAGTGCAGCAGCGTTCCGCCGAGAAAGGCGAAGGCCGCCTTGTTCCAGTAGTCGGCCAACCCCTTGCCTTGGGGGTCCAGGATCATGCCGACGAGATTTTGGGCATCGGGGATGGCGTGGATGGTCGCCAACCGGATTTCTTCCAGGGGATTGAAGCAGGCCGAAACGCCCGTGGCGTCGGAGGGATCGAACTTGAGCACGTATGCCCGATGGACCTCCGGTACTCGGCGGTAAGGCTCCAGTTCTCGCCCTTGATACCGAAGATCACGGCGGAATCCGGCCAGGAGAGCAGCGTGGGCAGGATGAGGCCCACGCCCTTGCCGGACCTGGTCGGCGCGAAACACAGGATGTGTTCCGGCCCGCTATGACGCAGATAGCGCTGCACGGAGGCTGGCTTCCCGCCTAGCGGCCCGTGGCCGTGTCGAAGACGTTCTGGCTGACCTGGGCGATGATCGAGCCCGGCAAATCGAAATTGATGCCCGTGATCATGACGCCGGGGATGACCGTGCCGGTTTTGACCTCAAAGGGCTGGCCGGGCGTGCGCGTGCCAGGCCCGCATCAGTTTCACCTTGGGCGCGCGGCGTGGATCTGGTTTGCCGGCGCGGTCGTAGCCGGACACGCTGATGGAAACATCGTTTCCGACGTACGCGGCCAGCTGGCGTACCGAAGGATCGGTATGGCCTTTGGCGAGCCCCTCGAGCTTGCGCTTAAAGGTGCTTAACCGCATGGCCGTGATCGGCGCTTCGGCCAGAAAGGGAAGTCCTGCGTCCCAGTATCGTTGCAAAACCTGGGTCGGAATAGGGAGTGTCAAAATTAATGAGCAGGGGAAAACAAGTATCGTTGTCGGGGAAGAAGACTTTGGCTTGCATATTCATGAAGGAATCTTGACCGAACAGATAGAGATCAAACATAAAAGAAATGAGCCTTTTTATTTTGGGCCACGCTGCCAGACAAAATACTCTCCCTCAAGTAGGCTTATCCTTGAAATTGCTGGAGAGTACGGTCTCCGATCGCGCTGGCGTGATACGGACAAGCGACCATTGGAAAGTGCTCTTGGGAATTTTGTTGAGAATATTCAAAAACACGCTGTAGTGAAGCGCGA
This DNA window, taken from Solidesulfovibrio sp., encodes the following:
- a CDS encoding molybdopterin-dependent aldehyde oxidoreductase, which produces MIQKTFIVNGIERMLVVDDNAMLSDVLRGQLRLTGVKVGCAQGQCGACSVIIDGKVTRACVTKARLVDDYAAITTIEGLGTQKHLHPLQVAWVVHGGAQCGFCTPGFIVSAKGLLDANPNPSREAVRDWFQKHKNACRCTGYVPLVDAVMDAAKALRGEKTLSLDDNKPADGRLWGSSYPRPTGVAKVLGQWDFGDDRKHQLPPGTLHLALVNAKVSHANIKGIDTAEAAAMPGVVRVLTHKDVKGRNRINGLIAFPYTRGDGWERPILGDEKVFQYGDALAIVCADSEAHARAAAEKVRLDLEELPAYMSAPEAMAEDAIEIHPGTPNVYFTQPLVKGEETGPYFAREDLVVAEGEYYTQRQPHMPIEPDVGFAYVNSDGKLVIHSKSIGLHLHLLMVADGIGVKLEDMEAVQNPAGGTFGYKFSPTMEALVGVAAVATGRPCHLRYNYAQQQYYTGKRSPFFIKGRYVADKATGKILAAESEWDVDHGPYCEFGDLLTARGAHYWSAGYGIPNQRGEGRCVATNHAWGAAFRGYGSPEIMFASESLMDELAEKMGWDPLELRYANVYRPGDTTPTGNAPDSYALPEQIDLLRPKYKEALRRARENSTDAVKRGVGVAIGIYGCGLDGPDTSNADVELHPDGGVTLYDCWEDHGQGADMGSLGTAHEALRPLGMPPEKIRLIKNDTSKVPCSGPAGGSRSQVVTGNAIRLACEHLITAMRKPDGTFRTYEEMVEEQLPLRYSGTWTTPCRPTDENAQGDPICVYMYGLFMAEVAVTTATGKVQVEKMTLISDIGKINNKLVVDGQNWGGMAQGIGLALSEDFEDIKKHSSLAGAGIPYIKDIPDRMELIYVEPAREFGPFGAAGIGEMPLCGPHPAVINAVYNACGVRIRHLPAYPEKVLAGLRAQNK